From Coffea arabica cultivar ET-39 chromosome 2e, Coffea Arabica ET-39 HiFi, whole genome shotgun sequence, the proteins below share one genomic window:
- the LOC113731086 gene encoding protein MALE DISCOVERER 2 isoform X1 yields the protein MVRGAMGGSWTTTYEIKLSRYLLLILVLKIQGCFTLNSEGLTLLEFRGRVTSDPFRTFSNWNPSDKDPCTWSGVHCVDGKVQMLDLNGRSLEGVLAPELGNLTHLRSLVLCENHFSGVIPKQFGWLAALEVLDLRNNNLSGTIPAEIAWLHSLKRLLLSNNKFVGSIPLAVGKLDQLKEMQFDVNLIPAAVEVGCFSRKVGHCEWSSNLKSLRKEDSLLTPIKETLNRYFDLFPMKVDHLLLRYRFGKGSFRNDASDSYDNLPSASELDVKQNLLNMADVRRRKLVEQPNNIAAYPFNNGNPVGNFNSYPSSTSSGSFPAVPSKNSSSSIPAGPLQPPSPNTSNPTSASVNQPADKQPPAAGNSEHTWKYIIGISSGGFLLFFAAAILVVIRGRTAKNIGPWKTGLSGQLQKAFVTGVPKLNSAELETACEDFSNIVQAHDTVTVYKGTLSSGVEIAVASTVVNSLNDWSKRAEIAFRKKIDSLSRVNHKNFMNLIGYCEEDEPFVRMMVFEYAPNGSLSEHLHVKELEHLDWSTRMRIIIGTAYCLQHMHGLNPPLPHGHLNSKAIFLTDDYAAKIADIAFWDEFVKKSAEHEGQQLEYPLLEDEESDVYNFGLLLLEVISGKLPYSEEHGSLLNWAAEYLNDKRSISYLIDPTLKSFKNNELDIICEVIAECIQENSRKRPTMKEVATKLRDALDISPDSATPRLSPLWWAELEILSSEAA from the exons ATGGTTCGAGGAGCAATGGGTGGTAGTTGGACTACTACTTATGAAATCAAGTTATCACGTTATTTGcttttgattcttgttttgaaaattcaggGATGCTTCACACTTAATTCTGAAG GACTCACAttgttggaatttcgaggaagAGTAACTTCTGATCCATTTCGAACTTTTTCAAATTGGAATCCTAGTGACAAGGATCCGTGCACTTGGTCTGGTGTTCATTGTGTAGATGGCAAAGTACAGATGCT GGATCTAAATGGACGTTCTTTAGAAGGTGTACTGGCACCAGAACTTGGAAACCTCACCCACTTAAGATCTCT TGTACTCTGCGAGAACCATTTTTCTGGAGTCATCCCTAAGCAATTTGGGTGGCTCGCAGCCCTGGAAGTGTTGGATTTGAGGAACAATAACTTGAGTGGGACTATTCCTGCAGAAATAGCATGGCTGCATTCCTTAAAACGACT gTTGCTTAGCAACAATAAATTTGTAGGAAGTATTCCTTTGGCGGTTGGGAAGCTTGATCAGCTCAAGGAAATGCAGTTTGATGTGAACCTTATCCCTGCTGCAGTAGAAGTTGGTTGTTTCAGCAGAAAAGTTGGGCACTG TGAGTGGTCAAGCAATCTCAAATCCTTGAGAAAAGAAGATTCCTTGCTGACACCAATCAAAGAAACGTTAAATCGCTACTTTGATCTGTTCCCCAT GAAAGTGGACCATCTTTTGTTAAGGTACAGATTTGGGAAGGGCTCCTTCAGAAATGATGCCAGTGATTCCTATGACAATCTACCAA GTGCATCTGAGCTAGATGTCAAACAAAATCTGCTGAACATGGCTGATGTTAGACGGCGAAAGCTGGTTGAGCAGCCTAATAATATTGCTGCGTACCCTTTTAATAATGGGAATCCAGTTGGAAATTTTAATTCTTATCCAAGCAGTACAAGTAGTGGGTCATTCCCTGCTGTTCCAAGCAAGAACAGTTCCTCTTCCATTCCTGCAGGTCCTTTGCAGCCTCCATCACCTAACACATCAAATCCAACCTCTGCCTCTGTCAACCAACCTGCTGACAAACAGCCTCCTGCAGCGGGGAACTCTGAACACACATGGAAGTATATAATTGGAATTTCAAGCGGTGGTTTCCTGCTCTTttttgcagcagccattcttgTTGTCATCAGAGGTAGAACAGCAAAAAACATTGGCCCTTGGAAGACTGGATTAAGTGGACAGTTGCAGAAAGCATTTGTTACAG GGGTCCCTAAGCTGAACAGTGCGGAACTAGAGACTGCATGCGAGGATTTCAGCAATATTGTTCAGGCACATGATACGGTGACTGTGTACAAGGGAACTTTATCAAGCGGTGTAGAAATTGCTGTTGCCTCAACTGTTGTTAATTCACTGAACGATTGGTCAAAGCGCGCAGAAATTGCTTTCAGGAAGAAG ATCGATTCATTGTCCCGAGTGAACCACAAGAATTTTATGAATCTTATTGGGTACTGCGAGGAGGATGAACCTTTTGTGAGAATGATGGTGTTTGAGTATGCACCAAACGGAAGTTTATCTGAGCACCTGCATG TGAAAGAGCTTGAACATCTGGACTGGAGTACAAGGATGAGGATTATCATTGGAACAGCTTACTGTCTCCAGCACATGCATGGTCTCAATCCTCCACTTCCACATGGCCATTTGAACTCCAAAGCTATATTTCTGACGGATGATTATGCTGCCAAG ATTGCAGACATAGCCTTTTGGGatgaatttgttaaaaaatcTGCAGAGCATGAAGGACAGCAGTTGGAATATCCGCTACTTGAGGATGAAGAAAGTGATGTATACAATTTTGGATTACTGTTGCTCGAAGTAATCTCTGGGAAGCTTCCTTACTCAGAAGAACACGGGTCTCTCTTAAATTGG GCTGCGGAATACCTGAATGACAAGAGAAGCATCAGCTATCTGATTGATCCAACGCTGAAGTCATTCAAGAATAACGAGCTTGACATCATCTGTGAGGTTATTGCAGAATGTATtcaagaaaattcaagaaagagACCAACCATGAAGGAAGTAGCTACGAAATTGAGAGATGCCCTTGACATATCACCTGATTCAGCAACCCCACGGCTTTCTCCGCTTTGGTGGGCTGAACTTGAGATTTTATCTTCTGAGGCAGCTTAA
- the LOC113731086 gene encoding protein MALE DISCOVERER 2 isoform X2 — protein sequence MVRGAMGGSWTTTYEIKLSRYLLLILVLKIQGCFTLNSEGLTLLEFRGRVTSDPFRTFSNWNPSDKDPCTWSGVHCVDGKVQMLDLNGRSLEGVLAPELGNLTHLRSLVLCENHFSGVIPKQFGWLAALEVLDLRNNNLSGTIPAEIAWLHSLKRLLLSNNKFVGSIPLAVGKLDQLKEMQFDVNLIPAAVEVGCFSRKVGHCEWSSNLKSLRKEDSLLTPIKETLNRYFDLFPMYRFGKGSFRNDASDSYDNLPSASELDVKQNLLNMADVRRRKLVEQPNNIAAYPFNNGNPVGNFNSYPSSTSSGSFPAVPSKNSSSSIPAGPLQPPSPNTSNPTSASVNQPADKQPPAAGNSEHTWKYIIGISSGGFLLFFAAAILVVIRGRTAKNIGPWKTGLSGQLQKAFVTGVPKLNSAELETACEDFSNIVQAHDTVTVYKGTLSSGVEIAVASTVVNSLNDWSKRAEIAFRKKIDSLSRVNHKNFMNLIGYCEEDEPFVRMMVFEYAPNGSLSEHLHVKELEHLDWSTRMRIIIGTAYCLQHMHGLNPPLPHGHLNSKAIFLTDDYAAKIADIAFWDEFVKKSAEHEGQQLEYPLLEDEESDVYNFGLLLLEVISGKLPYSEEHGSLLNWAAEYLNDKRSISYLIDPTLKSFKNNELDIICEVIAECIQENSRKRPTMKEVATKLRDALDISPDSATPRLSPLWWAELEILSSEAA from the exons ATGGTTCGAGGAGCAATGGGTGGTAGTTGGACTACTACTTATGAAATCAAGTTATCACGTTATTTGcttttgattcttgttttgaaaattcaggGATGCTTCACACTTAATTCTGAAG GACTCACAttgttggaatttcgaggaagAGTAACTTCTGATCCATTTCGAACTTTTTCAAATTGGAATCCTAGTGACAAGGATCCGTGCACTTGGTCTGGTGTTCATTGTGTAGATGGCAAAGTACAGATGCT GGATCTAAATGGACGTTCTTTAGAAGGTGTACTGGCACCAGAACTTGGAAACCTCACCCACTTAAGATCTCT TGTACTCTGCGAGAACCATTTTTCTGGAGTCATCCCTAAGCAATTTGGGTGGCTCGCAGCCCTGGAAGTGTTGGATTTGAGGAACAATAACTTGAGTGGGACTATTCCTGCAGAAATAGCATGGCTGCATTCCTTAAAACGACT gTTGCTTAGCAACAATAAATTTGTAGGAAGTATTCCTTTGGCGGTTGGGAAGCTTGATCAGCTCAAGGAAATGCAGTTTGATGTGAACCTTATCCCTGCTGCAGTAGAAGTTGGTTGTTTCAGCAGAAAAGTTGGGCACTG TGAGTGGTCAAGCAATCTCAAATCCTTGAGAAAAGAAGATTCCTTGCTGACACCAATCAAAGAAACGTTAAATCGCTACTTTGATCTGTTCCCCAT GTACAGATTTGGGAAGGGCTCCTTCAGAAATGATGCCAGTGATTCCTATGACAATCTACCAA GTGCATCTGAGCTAGATGTCAAACAAAATCTGCTGAACATGGCTGATGTTAGACGGCGAAAGCTGGTTGAGCAGCCTAATAATATTGCTGCGTACCCTTTTAATAATGGGAATCCAGTTGGAAATTTTAATTCTTATCCAAGCAGTACAAGTAGTGGGTCATTCCCTGCTGTTCCAAGCAAGAACAGTTCCTCTTCCATTCCTGCAGGTCCTTTGCAGCCTCCATCACCTAACACATCAAATCCAACCTCTGCCTCTGTCAACCAACCTGCTGACAAACAGCCTCCTGCAGCGGGGAACTCTGAACACACATGGAAGTATATAATTGGAATTTCAAGCGGTGGTTTCCTGCTCTTttttgcagcagccattcttgTTGTCATCAGAGGTAGAACAGCAAAAAACATTGGCCCTTGGAAGACTGGATTAAGTGGACAGTTGCAGAAAGCATTTGTTACAG GGGTCCCTAAGCTGAACAGTGCGGAACTAGAGACTGCATGCGAGGATTTCAGCAATATTGTTCAGGCACATGATACGGTGACTGTGTACAAGGGAACTTTATCAAGCGGTGTAGAAATTGCTGTTGCCTCAACTGTTGTTAATTCACTGAACGATTGGTCAAAGCGCGCAGAAATTGCTTTCAGGAAGAAG ATCGATTCATTGTCCCGAGTGAACCACAAGAATTTTATGAATCTTATTGGGTACTGCGAGGAGGATGAACCTTTTGTGAGAATGATGGTGTTTGAGTATGCACCAAACGGAAGTTTATCTGAGCACCTGCATG TGAAAGAGCTTGAACATCTGGACTGGAGTACAAGGATGAGGATTATCATTGGAACAGCTTACTGTCTCCAGCACATGCATGGTCTCAATCCTCCACTTCCACATGGCCATTTGAACTCCAAAGCTATATTTCTGACGGATGATTATGCTGCCAAG ATTGCAGACATAGCCTTTTGGGatgaatttgttaaaaaatcTGCAGAGCATGAAGGACAGCAGTTGGAATATCCGCTACTTGAGGATGAAGAAAGTGATGTATACAATTTTGGATTACTGTTGCTCGAAGTAATCTCTGGGAAGCTTCCTTACTCAGAAGAACACGGGTCTCTCTTAAATTGG GCTGCGGAATACCTGAATGACAAGAGAAGCATCAGCTATCTGATTGATCCAACGCTGAAGTCATTCAAGAATAACGAGCTTGACATCATCTGTGAGGTTATTGCAGAATGTATtcaagaaaattcaagaaagagACCAACCATGAAGGAAGTAGCTACGAAATTGAGAGATGCCCTTGACATATCACCTGATTCAGCAACCCCACGGCTTTCTCCGCTTTGGTGGGCTGAACTTGAGATTTTATCTTCTGAGGCAGCTTAA
- the LOC113731086 gene encoding protein MALE DISCOVERER 2 isoform X3, which produces MVRGAMGGSWTTTYEIKLSRYLLLILVLKIQGCFTLNSEGLTLLEFRGRVTSDPFRTFSNWNPSDKDPCTWSGVHCVDGKVQMLDLNGRSLEGVLAPELGNLTHLRSLVLCENHFSGVIPKQFGWLAALEVLDLRNNNLSGTIPAEIAWLHSLKRLLLSNNKFVGSIPLAVGKLDQLKEMQFDVNLIPAAVEVGCFSRKVGHCEWSSNLKSLRKEDSLLTPIKETLNRYFDLFPIFGKGSFRNDASDSYDNLPSASELDVKQNLLNMADVRRRKLVEQPNNIAAYPFNNGNPVGNFNSYPSSTSSGSFPAVPSKNSSSSIPAGPLQPPSPNTSNPTSASVNQPADKQPPAAGNSEHTWKYIIGISSGGFLLFFAAAILVVIRGRTAKNIGPWKTGLSGQLQKAFVTGVPKLNSAELETACEDFSNIVQAHDTVTVYKGTLSSGVEIAVASTVVNSLNDWSKRAEIAFRKKIDSLSRVNHKNFMNLIGYCEEDEPFVRMMVFEYAPNGSLSEHLHVKELEHLDWSTRMRIIIGTAYCLQHMHGLNPPLPHGHLNSKAIFLTDDYAAKIADIAFWDEFVKKSAEHEGQQLEYPLLEDEESDVYNFGLLLLEVISGKLPYSEEHGSLLNWAAEYLNDKRSISYLIDPTLKSFKNNELDIICEVIAECIQENSRKRPTMKEVATKLRDALDISPDSATPRLSPLWWAELEILSSEAA; this is translated from the exons ATGGTTCGAGGAGCAATGGGTGGTAGTTGGACTACTACTTATGAAATCAAGTTATCACGTTATTTGcttttgattcttgttttgaaaattcaggGATGCTTCACACTTAATTCTGAAG GACTCACAttgttggaatttcgaggaagAGTAACTTCTGATCCATTTCGAACTTTTTCAAATTGGAATCCTAGTGACAAGGATCCGTGCACTTGGTCTGGTGTTCATTGTGTAGATGGCAAAGTACAGATGCT GGATCTAAATGGACGTTCTTTAGAAGGTGTACTGGCACCAGAACTTGGAAACCTCACCCACTTAAGATCTCT TGTACTCTGCGAGAACCATTTTTCTGGAGTCATCCCTAAGCAATTTGGGTGGCTCGCAGCCCTGGAAGTGTTGGATTTGAGGAACAATAACTTGAGTGGGACTATTCCTGCAGAAATAGCATGGCTGCATTCCTTAAAACGACT gTTGCTTAGCAACAATAAATTTGTAGGAAGTATTCCTTTGGCGGTTGGGAAGCTTGATCAGCTCAAGGAAATGCAGTTTGATGTGAACCTTATCCCTGCTGCAGTAGAAGTTGGTTGTTTCAGCAGAAAAGTTGGGCACTG TGAGTGGTCAAGCAATCTCAAATCCTTGAGAAAAGAAGATTCCTTGCTGACACCAATCAAAGAAACGTTAAATCGCTACTTTGATCTGTTCCCCAT ATTTGGGAAGGGCTCCTTCAGAAATGATGCCAGTGATTCCTATGACAATCTACCAA GTGCATCTGAGCTAGATGTCAAACAAAATCTGCTGAACATGGCTGATGTTAGACGGCGAAAGCTGGTTGAGCAGCCTAATAATATTGCTGCGTACCCTTTTAATAATGGGAATCCAGTTGGAAATTTTAATTCTTATCCAAGCAGTACAAGTAGTGGGTCATTCCCTGCTGTTCCAAGCAAGAACAGTTCCTCTTCCATTCCTGCAGGTCCTTTGCAGCCTCCATCACCTAACACATCAAATCCAACCTCTGCCTCTGTCAACCAACCTGCTGACAAACAGCCTCCTGCAGCGGGGAACTCTGAACACACATGGAAGTATATAATTGGAATTTCAAGCGGTGGTTTCCTGCTCTTttttgcagcagccattcttgTTGTCATCAGAGGTAGAACAGCAAAAAACATTGGCCCTTGGAAGACTGGATTAAGTGGACAGTTGCAGAAAGCATTTGTTACAG GGGTCCCTAAGCTGAACAGTGCGGAACTAGAGACTGCATGCGAGGATTTCAGCAATATTGTTCAGGCACATGATACGGTGACTGTGTACAAGGGAACTTTATCAAGCGGTGTAGAAATTGCTGTTGCCTCAACTGTTGTTAATTCACTGAACGATTGGTCAAAGCGCGCAGAAATTGCTTTCAGGAAGAAG ATCGATTCATTGTCCCGAGTGAACCACAAGAATTTTATGAATCTTATTGGGTACTGCGAGGAGGATGAACCTTTTGTGAGAATGATGGTGTTTGAGTATGCACCAAACGGAAGTTTATCTGAGCACCTGCATG TGAAAGAGCTTGAACATCTGGACTGGAGTACAAGGATGAGGATTATCATTGGAACAGCTTACTGTCTCCAGCACATGCATGGTCTCAATCCTCCACTTCCACATGGCCATTTGAACTCCAAAGCTATATTTCTGACGGATGATTATGCTGCCAAG ATTGCAGACATAGCCTTTTGGGatgaatttgttaaaaaatcTGCAGAGCATGAAGGACAGCAGTTGGAATATCCGCTACTTGAGGATGAAGAAAGTGATGTATACAATTTTGGATTACTGTTGCTCGAAGTAATCTCTGGGAAGCTTCCTTACTCAGAAGAACACGGGTCTCTCTTAAATTGG GCTGCGGAATACCTGAATGACAAGAGAAGCATCAGCTATCTGATTGATCCAACGCTGAAGTCATTCAAGAATAACGAGCTTGACATCATCTGTGAGGTTATTGCAGAATGTATtcaagaaaattcaagaaagagACCAACCATGAAGGAAGTAGCTACGAAATTGAGAGATGCCCTTGACATATCACCTGATTCAGCAACCCCACGGCTTTCTCCGCTTTGGTGGGCTGAACTTGAGATTTTATCTTCTGAGGCAGCTTAA
- the LOC113723451 gene encoding protein DOG1-like 4, with protein sequence MRTKIEEKFSNFFETWMSKLEEYVQHHLTLKKEDKSSDEEVHYVPLVNKLTQHHKDYYTAKWACASEDVLAFFTPVWLSPLENAYLWITGWKPSMILRLVDSLRKGQVPGATSLADLSEEQVKKIEGLRSRIRVDEEKVEREMERQQVAMADRKMVELARLVSLTKNGEHLAAASSSQINGLVEMAIKELLAGLEKVMKMADCVRLKTLKGVLDVLNPMQSADFLASSSVLQIQMRKWGKKREKRSVDECENHK encoded by the coding sequence ATGAGAACCAAAATTGAGGAGAAGTTCTCCAACTTCTTTGAAACATGGATGTCTAAACTAGAAGAATATGTACAGCATCATCTCACTCTCAAAAAAGAGGACAAATCTTCTGATGAGGAGGTACATTATGTGCCATTAGTGAACAAATTAACACAACATCACAAAGATTACTACACTGCCAAATGGGCTTGCGCCAGTGAGGATGTTTTGGCCTTTTTTACACCTGTTTGGTTGAGCCCTTTGGAGAATGCATATCTATGGATCACTGGTTGGAAGCCGTCAATGATTTTGAGGCTTGTTGATTCGCTAAGGAAAGGCCAAGTACCCGGTGCAACAAGTCTGGCTGATTTGAGTGAAGAGCAAGTGAAAAAGATTGAAGGTTTGAGGAGCAGGATTAGGGTGGATGAGGAGAAGGTGGAGAGGGAGATGGAAAGGCAGCAAGTGGCCATGGCGGATAGGAAGATGGTGGAGCTGGCGAGGCTGGTGAGTTTAACCAAGAATGGCGAGCACCTGGCGGCGGCCTCGAGTAGTCAGATCAATGGGCTTGTGGAGATGGCGATAAAAGAGCTGCTGGCTGGCTTGGAAAAAGTGATGAAAATGGCTGATTGTGTGAGGCTTAAGACTCTGAAAGGAGTGTTGGATGTGTTGAATCCAATGCAGAGTGCGGACTTCTTGGCTTCTTCATCAGTGCTGCAAATTCAGATGAGAAAATgggggaagaaaagagaaaaaaggtcCGTTGATGAATGTGAAAATCACAAGTAG